A region of Myxococcus stipitatus DSM 14675 DNA encodes the following proteins:
- a CDS encoding thiol-disulfide oxidoreductase DCC family protein, whose protein sequence is MALLMTTPPGHDVLLYDGHCRICSGAAREFKRLLGGRGTELRSFRDDGVLEAFPGISPERCEKAMQLVQADGRVLEGAEAIVRALGRHPLGRLLYVYYVPGLRQLADVLYGAIARYRFKIAGRNCSDAGCAVHFK, encoded by the coding sequence ATGGCGCTGCTGATGACGACACCGCCGGGACACGACGTACTCCTCTACGACGGGCACTGCCGCATCTGCAGCGGCGCGGCCCGGGAGTTCAAGCGGCTGCTGGGCGGCCGTGGGACGGAGCTGCGCTCCTTCCGGGACGACGGCGTGCTGGAGGCCTTTCCGGGAATCAGCCCGGAGCGCTGCGAGAAGGCGATGCAACTGGTGCAGGCGGACGGACGGGTGCTGGAGGGGGCCGAGGCCATCGTCCGTGCCCTGGGCCGGCATCCCCTGGGCCGGTTGCTCTACGTGTACTACGTCCCAGGGCTTCGCCAGCTCGCGGACGTCCTCTATGGGGCCATCGCCCGCTACCGGTTCAAGATTGCAGGACGGAACTGCTCGGATGCCGGGTGCGCGGTCCACTTCAAATAA
- the dnaK gene encoding molecular chaperone DnaK translates to MGKIIGIDLGTTNSVVAIMEGREPKVIVNEEGSRITPSVVAFTKDGERLVGQVAKRQAITNPERTIYSIKRFMGRRADEVGEEAKLVPYKVARGPNGDARVELDGKQFSAPEISAQVLLKLKRAAENYLGEKVTEAVITVPAYFNDAQRQATKDAGEIAGLTVRRIVNEPTAAALAYGLDKKKDEKIAVYDFGGGTFDISILEVGENVVDVLATNGDTHLGGDNIDQRIMDWLIAEFKKDTGLDLSKDKMVLQRLKEAAEKAKIELSSAMETDINLPFLTADASGPKHLNLKLTRAKFEAMIDDLVERSLEPCRKCLKDSGVDLKDLNEVVLVGGTTRIPAVQAAVSRLFGKEPNRSVNPDEVVAVGAAVQAGVLSGEVKDILLLDVTPLSLGVETLGGVMTKLIERNTTIPTRKSETFSTATDGQSQVEIHVLQGEREMANDNRSLGRFHLTGLPPAPRGVPQIEVTFDLDANGILNVSAKDKATGKEQKVTITHSSGLAKDEVEKMVADARSNEAADKERRELVEMKNQAEAQSYAAEKLIKENKDKLSADVAKSLEEAVAELNKVREGQDKAAIKAALDKLQAASYKAAEEMYKATGGAPGAGGEPPPGAAPGAQPGAKKDDVVDAEFRQS, encoded by the coding sequence GTGGGCAAGATTATTGGGATCGACCTGGGCACCACGAACAGCGTGGTGGCGATCATGGAGGGTCGCGAGCCCAAGGTCATCGTCAACGAGGAAGGCAGCCGCATCACGCCCTCGGTGGTCGCGTTCACGAAGGACGGCGAGCGCCTGGTCGGCCAGGTGGCGAAGCGCCAGGCGATCACCAACCCCGAGCGCACCATCTACTCCATCAAGCGCTTCATGGGTCGGCGGGCCGACGAGGTCGGTGAGGAGGCCAAGCTGGTCCCCTACAAGGTTGCCCGGGGACCGAACGGCGATGCGCGCGTGGAGCTCGACGGCAAGCAGTTCAGCGCGCCGGAGATCAGCGCGCAGGTGCTGCTGAAGCTGAAGCGGGCGGCGGAGAACTACCTCGGTGAGAAGGTGACGGAGGCGGTCATCACCGTCCCGGCGTACTTCAACGACGCCCAGCGCCAGGCCACGAAGGACGCGGGTGAAATCGCGGGCCTCACGGTGCGGCGCATCGTGAACGAGCCGACGGCGGCGGCGCTCGCGTACGGCCTGGACAAGAAGAAGGACGAGAAGATCGCCGTCTATGACTTCGGCGGCGGCACGTTCGACATCTCCATCCTGGAGGTGGGTGAGAACGTGGTCGACGTGCTCGCGACCAACGGCGACACGCACCTGGGCGGTGACAACATCGACCAGCGGATCATGGATTGGCTGATCGCCGAGTTCAAGAAGGACACCGGGCTCGACCTCAGCAAGGACAAGATGGTCCTCCAGCGCCTGAAGGAGGCGGCGGAGAAGGCGAAGATCGAGCTGTCGAGCGCGATGGAGACGGACATCAACCTGCCGTTCCTCACGGCGGACGCGTCCGGTCCCAAGCACCTCAACCTGAAGCTCACGCGCGCGAAGTTCGAGGCGATGATCGACGACCTCGTCGAGCGCTCGCTGGAGCCGTGCCGCAAGTGCCTGAAGGACTCGGGCGTGGACCTGAAGGACCTCAACGAGGTCGTGCTCGTGGGCGGAACCACGCGCATTCCGGCGGTGCAGGCGGCGGTGTCGCGGCTGTTCGGCAAGGAGCCGAACCGCTCGGTGAACCCGGACGAGGTCGTCGCGGTGGGCGCGGCGGTGCAGGCCGGTGTGCTCTCCGGCGAGGTCAAGGACATCCTCCTGCTGGACGTGACGCCGCTGAGCCTGGGCGTCGAGACGTTGGGCGGGGTGATGACCAAGCTCATCGAGCGCAACACCACCATCCCCACGCGCAAGTCGGAGACGTTCTCCACGGCCACGGATGGCCAGTCGCAGGTGGAGATCCACGTGCTCCAGGGCGAGCGCGAGATGGCCAACGACAACCGGAGCCTGGGTCGCTTCCACCTGACGGGTCTGCCGCCGGCGCCGCGCGGTGTGCCGCAGATCGAGGTGACGTTCGACCTCGACGCCAACGGCATCCTCAACGTCAGCGCCAAGGACAAGGCCACGGGCAAGGAGCAGAAGGTCACCATCACGCACTCGTCCGGTCTGGCGAAGGACGAGGTGGAGAAGATGGTCGCCGACGCCCGCTCGAACGAGGCGGCTGACAAGGAGCGCCGCGAGCTGGTGGAGATGAAGAACCAGGCGGAGGCTCAGTCCTACGCGGCCGAGAAGCTCATCAAGGAGAACAAGGACAAGCTCTCCGCGGATGTAGCGAAGTCCCTCGAGGAGGCCGTCGCCGAGCTGAACAAGGTCCGCGAGGGGCAGGACAAGGCCGCCATCAAGGCCGCCCTCGATAAGCTCCAGGCCGCCAGCTACAAGGCCGCCGAGGAGATGTACAAGGCGACCGGTGGCGCGCCGGGCGCTGGCGGCGAGCCGCCTCCGGGTGCTGCTCCCGGGGCTCAGCCGGGCGCGAAGAAGGACGACGTGGTGGACGCCGAGTTCCGCCAGTCGTAG